Part of the Brevibacillus brevis genome is shown below.
TTTTGCTCCCTTCGGATGTCCAGCTTGCTCGCCTCGCCTGCCGGCAAATCGAGGAGCAGTCGTTCATCCTTACGCCCGCCGTCCAGCCAATCCAGATAGAGACGGTAGAACGCTCCGCGAAATTCGATTTCCCGAACCGTTGCGCCGATGCCATCGTCCGATTCTTGCGTCAGGAGGCGCAAATTTTCCGGGCGAATGGCAAAGAGCTCGCCGCCGCCAGACGATGCCGGATCGCTGCTTCCTCTACGGATGAAGTTGATTGCGCCGATGAAATCCGCGACGAACGGCGTCGCAGGCCGGTTGTAGATGGCCTGCGGCGTCCCGACCTGCATGACTTCCCCGTGGTTCATCACGACGATTTTGTCTGCCATCGTCAGCGCCTCATCCTGGTCGTGCGTGACCATCACCGTCGTCATTCCGAACGTTTCATGCAGCCTGCGAATTTCCAGCCGCAGCTTTTGCCGCACTTTGGCATCCAGCGCAGAGAGAGGCTCGTCCAGCAGCAAGACGTCCGGCGAAAGAGAAATGGCGCGAGCGAGCGCAATGCGCTGCTGTTGACCCCCGGAGAGCTGGGAGGGATATTTGTCGGCGGCATGCGACAGGTCGACCATCTCAAGTGCTTCCTCCACCTTCGCGGCGATTTCCCGCCTGGACAGCTTTTTCTGCTCGAGGCCAAACGCGATGTTTTGAGCCGCAGTCAAATTCGGGAAAAGCGCGTAAGACTGGAACATCATTGCGATATTTCGCTGCGAGGGCGGCAGGGAAGTGATCTCCCTGTTCCCTATCATCATCCGTCCCGTCGTCGGCTGCTCCAGCCCCGCGATCATCCGCAGCAGCGTCGTCTTGCCGCAGCCGCTGGGGCCAAGCAAGCAGACGAACTCGTTTTTGGCGATGTCGATCGAGATGTGGGTTAGTGCCGAAAACAGGCCGAAGCGCTTGCTTACCCCTTGAATCGAAACATACGATTGTGTCATGATGCCGTTTCTCCTCGCTGCTTACTTGGGCTCACTCTTGGTCGCGTACCGTTTTTCCCACTCGGCGAGCAATTTCTCACGATTCTCGGCAGCCTTTTTCAAATCAAGCGGCACGAGCTGCCTAAGCGGATCTACGGAGTACCCTTCCGGAAGAGGGGCTCCCTCCTGTTTCACGCTGACGATGGCGAAGTTCTGGCCATAGGCTTTCATCGCCTCGTCGGAGATGGCCCAGTCAAGAAACAGCTTCGCTTCGGGCTTGATCTGCGCTTTTTTCATCAAGGCATTGGCTTCGACGTCCCAGCCGGAGCCTTCTTTCGGAAAGACGACTTCAAGCGGCGCTCCTTTTTTCTTTTCCGCAATGGCACGGTAACCGAAGGAGATCCCGATCGGATATTCGCCTGACGCCGCCATTTTCGCCGGCTTGGAGCCGGAGTGCGTGTAGATGGCCATATTTTCGTGCAGCTTGTCCAGATACGGCCAGCCGTCCGTTTCGCCTTTCAACTGCATGACGCCGTTGATCGTCAACAGCCCCGTTCCAGAGGACGCGGGATTCGGCATGACGATCATGCCTTTGTATTCGGTCTTCGCCAGGTCTTCGTAGGAACGCGGGATGGGCAAGCCGCGCTTTTCCAGTTCTTTGGTGTTCACGGCAAAAGCGGTTTCCCACGCATCAATCCCGACCCAGTGGGCTGGCTCCTTGTCGTCCTTGAACTCGGCTGATACCTTCTCGATGCCTTTGGGCGAGTAGCCTTCCAGCATGCCCTGCTGATCGAGGACGAGCAGGCTGGTAGCCGCGGTCCCCCAGACGACGTCCGCCTGCGGGTTGTCTTTCTCCGCCAGCAGCTTGGCCGTGATGATTCCGGTCGAGTCGCGGACAATGTTGACTTTCACTTCCGGGTATTTTGCGTGGAAAGAGTCCAGGTACGTTTTGATCTGATCGTCTTCCAGGGCTGTATAGACGGTGATCTCTCCGGATGGTGCAGCCGCCGTGGCTTTCTGTGTGTTTGTTTGGGATTGTGGCGCCTGTCCACAGCCTGCCAGAACTCCGATCGACAAGATGGACGCAAGAAACGGATACTGCCACTTTTTCATGAGAATCTCTCCTCTGTGGGAAATGTTCATTTCCTGTTCTTACGTCCCATCTTACGGGGGGAATATTAAGGGAGTGTGAATGAACCGTTAAAGAAATGTTTTTCTGTGCATTTCGTTTGTTTTTCTTTGCGTTTCCCTATTCTTTCTTGCGCTGGTTGACGAACGTCTCCCGCAAATGGCAGGCTAGCTGAATTTTCAGGACATCCTCCGGCTTCTCCAGGGAGAGATTCAGCAGCTGCTCGATTTTTTTCAGCCGTTTGTACAGCGTATTGATGTGGATGTGCAGCAGTTCGGCCGTCCGGATCGCCGAGCTGCCTGTGGCGATATAGCGGAGCAAGGTGCGTTCCAGATCGTTTTGCTTCGCCTTCTGGGTCTGCAGCGGCCTGAACATCTCGTCCAGGAATGCCACCATCTCCTCGGTGGGCTGGTGCAAAAAGAGTCGGTTGATTCCCAGATCCTCGTAGCGCAGAAGGCCCCTATGCTTGCGCTCTGCCAGGTACTGGAGGGCTTTCCCGGCTTCGTCGTGGCTCTTTGCGATCGTACGGATCCCCTGCCCCGCCGTGCCTGCCCCCGCGCACAGCGGCAAACCTTCGCCTTCCTCCCACTCTGCCACCTCGTCCGAGACACGCTGACAGAGCTTGTCGATCTCCTCCCGCGTGGACAGCATCGCGAGCAGGGTCACTTTGTTGTGATAGCCGAACAGGAGATGCCTGCAAGTCCCGAGCCTCTTTTTGATCCGGGCGATGAGGCGGTGCACCTCTGCTTCCAGCTGCCTGAGATCCTGGGTGTGGCGAAAGGAGAAGAGGAAGACGATCATGTGGTCCTCCAGCCGCAGCCCCCATTCCTCCCCGCCCAGCTGCAGCAGATCCGGCTCCTTGCTCTCGACCAGCTCCCGGAAAAACTCGTGCGTTTTCTTGTAGTAGACATCGGTGAGCGACTGCTTTTTCACCAGTTCCAGCGCGAGTACCGCTCCGCCCTGCTCCAGCGCGATTTTGCCCAGCTCCTCCAGCGGTTTGTCCAGGACGGCGATCAGACAGCCGAGAAACACATGGCCGACGACGATCGGTGTCACGTGGTATTCCCGCTGCTCCTGGCCGGACATGCGTACGACGACCGGAGAGTGCCGCCGGGCAAACAACCGCGAGATTTCGTCCATGGAAAACAGAGGGGGCGACCCCTGCTTGCGCGAGTACCAGTTTCCCTCCAGAAAGTCGACGAACACGAGCGGCACGCCGATGATCTTGTCCAGTGCGGCGACGATTGCCTCCATCCCTTTGTTTTCCAAAGACAGGCGCGTCAACGTCTCGTGCACTTCATTGCGCTTGGACAGGTATTGGTTTTGCCCTTTCAGCTCTGCGAACAGCCGCGCGTTTTCGATGACGACGGCGGCCTGTCCGGCGAAGCCCTTGAGCAAATGGACGTCCCTCTCGGTGAGCGTCCCCTCCGTGTGGTTCTGGTGAATGATCATCGCCCCGATCGGCTTGTCGCCGACGGAAATCGGAGTCGAAATAATCCCTTTCACATGGGAAAAGTCATAGGACGACAGCAGGTACTGGAGGTTTTCTCGGTCGATGTTGTTCATCGCCCGGGCGATCTCCTCGCGGGTAAAGTAGATCCGCGGCTGCCCGTCCGCGAACGTCTTGCCGACGATGGCCTCCCCGACCTTCAGCCGGTAGCGCAGGACATTGTCGTTCAGGCCCACGGCTGCCCGATTGACGAGTCTGTCCGTTTGCGGGTCGTACATCGCGAGGATCCCTGTGTCCGCTGCCGGGATGACCTCGATCGCATTGTCCAGGATCTCTTGCAAGAGCTTGTCCAAATCGAGCGCAGAAGTGATTGCGCGGATGCCGCCGACCATTTTGGCCAGCTCGTTTTCCCGCTCCTGCACGATGCCTGACCAGTAGAGCTGATAGAACAGCAGATGCAGGTAGCGCAAGTCCGCTGCCGCAAGCTCGCAGGCCGTTTCCCTGAGGACGACGACCACCTGGTAGCCTTGCGGGTAGGCAAACCCGATCGCTGTCCCCTGCTCACCGGGGGTGACTGCATAAGGAGTCGATCTGCCGGGCTGCTCCTGCTTCGGGACCGGAGCGATTTTGCGGCCCGCTGCTTTCGGATTGCCGATCCGTCCCACGTGTCGAAACTCCCGATGATGGGGCTTGCGCTCCCAGATGTGCCCGGCCCAGCCTTCCCCCTTTTCCTGCAAATACGTCTGAAGCTGCTTGGTCACTTCGGCTGACAATATCTGTTCCCCCTCTAATACGGTAGAAAAACCTACACCAACAATCCAACAATTGTACAGAAACAAACATTGAAATACAATTTTCATTATTCTTATAATTTTCCATAATAGAATTTGCCATTTTCCCTACAAAGGAAGTGATTCCATGACACGAACGGCGGAAGAGCGCCAGAAGTACATCGTTTTGTCCATGCTCTTCATCGCGTGGCTGATCGGCAATTTGGACCGGATGGTCATCAACGTCGCGGTCATCCCCATCGTGGACGAGTTCTCCCTCGATCCGACGTCCCAAGGGCTGATCCTCTCCAGCTTCTTTGCCGGCTACGCCTTGATGCAGATTCCGGGAGGCTGGCTCGCCGACAAGTTTGGCGCAGCCAAGATCCTGACGATTTCCCTGTTTTTATGGTCCATTTTCACCGCGTTGACAGGCTCTGCCTGGTCTCTCGTCTCCCTGATCCTCATTCGGTTCTTGTTCGGTTTGGGAGAAGCGCCGTTCTCACCTTCCAGCGCCGTGCTGATCTCGGAGCATTTTCCCAAGGAGCAGAGGGGCCGCGCCCAGTCGACTCTGTTGTCGGCAAGCGTCATCGGCAAAGCGATTACGCCTGTGCTGGCCTCCGGCGTCATCGTCTGGCTCGGCTGGAGAAGCCTGTTTTTTGCCATTGGAGTGACAGGGATGGTCGTCGCGGTGCTCTGCCTGATTTACCTCAAGTCGCCTGTTCGGGACGCAGCGGCCAGCAAGAGCCAGCAAACCAAGGTTCCCTTGAAGACGCTGCTCAAAATGCCCTTGCTGTGGAGTCTCTTGCTCACGTCGTTCGGAATTTACTTCGTGACCTGGGGAATGGCGAGCTGGATGCCTACGTATCTCGTCAAGGTGCGCCATCTCGACCTGGTGTCCATGGGGGCGCTGTCGACTATTCCTTCCGTCACCAGCTTCCTCGCGATGCTCGCAGGCGGCGTGCTGCTGGACCGCTGGATGGCCGGCAGGGAGAAAGGTTTTGTTGCGGTGTGCGCCTTGCTCACCGGGCTGTTCATCTACCTGATGTTCAACGCCCCGTCCGTCGGAATGGTCGTGCTGTACGAGACTTTGAGCGGAATCACTGGCACCTTCATCGTCATCGCGGTCGGCTTGCAGCCGTTGAAGCGCTTCTCCCAGGAGGTCATCGGCACTGCGATGGGGATCGTCAACTTCGGAGGACAAGCAGCCGGCTTCGTCGCCCCGCTCTTGATCGGGATGACCGTCAAGGCATTTGGAGGTTCCTACACCGCCGCTCTCTGGATTCTCGTCTCACTCATGGTCGTCTGCGCCATCGCAGCCATGACCTGGCCGTCGGAGAGAAAGACTGCGGCCCAGCCCGCCGCTACTCCCGCCGGGTAAGTCCCTGCAAATAAGCCTATCTCGAAAAGGAGCGAATCAACATGCACAGCACACTATTTGCCAACTTGGAAGCACTCTATCCCGAACTGGTTACCCTTCGTCGCGATATGCACATGTACCCCGAGCTGTCTTTTCAGGAGGTGGATACGCCGCGGAAAATCGCCGAGTACCTGACAAAGCTCGGGCTGGAAGTCCGTACAGGCGTAGGCGGCCGTGGAGTTGTGGCCACGCTGCGGGGTGGGAAGCCGGGCAAAACCGTGGCACTGCGGGCCGACTTCGACGCGCTGCCGATCCAGGATGAGAAGGAAGTACCGTACAAATCCCGCATCCCAGGTGTCATGCACGCCTGCGGGCACGACATTCACACGGCCGCCCTGCTCGGCGTGGCTACCGTCCTTTCCGAAGTGAAAGACGAGCTCGCCGGCAATGTAGTCTTCCTGCACCAGTTCGCCGAAGAAGTCATTCCCGGCGGAGCCAAGCCGATGATCGAGGACGGCTGTCTGGAAGGGGTCGATGCCGTATACGGCGCGCACGTCGCTTCCCAGGCTCCCTTGGGCACGGTCGGCACAGGCATCGGCTATGTGACCTCTGCCTGCGATTCGTTTGACATCGAGCTGTACGGGAAAGGCGGACACGGTGCTATGCCCCATGCGACCGTCGATCCGATCGTCGCGGGCAGCCAGCTCGTCATGAACTTGCAGCAGATCATCAGCCGGCGCATCGACACCAAATACCGGACGGTTCTGACCGTCAGCTCGTTCGTTGGCGGCGGAGAGACGTACAACGTCATCCAGGACAAAGTCCACCTGAAAGGGACGATTCGCACGTTCGAGGAGGATGTGCGGGAAAAAATCAGACAGGAAATCGAATTGATCACCCGGACCACAGCCGAACAGGCGGGAGGCACTGCAAAATTTACCCTGACGCCGGGCTATCCGGCTACCTGGAATCACGAAGAGGACGCGCTCCGCGTGAAAAAGGTGGCGAAAGCCCTGTTCGGCGAGGAGAGCGTGCTCAGCCACGAGTATGGAATGGGCAGCGAGGACTTCGCCTACTATCTCCAGCACAAGCCGGGCGCCTTCTTCTTCGTAGGCGGCGGCAATCCTGAGCTGAACGCCGTCTATCCGCACCACCATCCCAAATTCGATGTAGACGAGCGCTCCATGCTGAACATCGGAAAGCTGTTCATCGGCATCGTCCTGGACTACCTGGCGGCTGAATAACGGCTTGCATTGCGGTACACCCTGCTCCGTTCCCCTCCTTTCTGAGGGAACGGGGCTTTTTGCTGTTGCCAAAGGCAGTTTGCGCATTTCTGGCTGTTCCGAAATTTTCCATCCTGCCTTACAATAAGTCTGGGTTCATTCACAAACGGGGAGGGTCATTTCCTTGAGAATCAGTGAATTGTCAAAGATCACCGGCGCAAGCGCCAGATCCATCCGACATTACGAAAAGAAAAACCTGCTATCATCCGTACGTCTGGAAAACGACTATCGTGTATTCGATCCATCGGCCATCGAACGGATTCGGATCATTCAACTGTACCTGGGTCTGGGGCTGACCACGGAGCAAATCGAGGAAATTCTGCAATGCGAGGACAACGGTCCGGACGACTATGCGTTTTGCCCAGAGATGCTCGGGATGTACCAGGAGAAGCTCGACCAGGTCAATCGGCAGATAGAGGCGATGGAAGTGCTGAAAGAGCGGTTGGAACGACAGATTCAGAAGACAGTGGAAAAACGCATCCACACAGCAAGCCCATCCGAAGCCAGTTCAAAAATGAAATCCCGGTCTGTTGGATGACCGGAATTTCTCTTTTGTTACATCGGCGTTGTTCGGAGAAGCTCTGCCTGGCGGGGAAAGCCCTCGTTTCCATATCCCGCGTCGATCGCCAGCTGTGCAATCGCTTTTGCCACGCTCAGCACACTGACGTCTATACCATTGTTCTTCAATGCCTGAATGACGTGCTCCATTCCAGCTGCTGCCCCATTGGCCCCATGCCAAGGACCGTCACCGGATTGCGTTTCGATGCGGTGTTACTTCCCATGAACAAGTCCACCGTTTTTCTTCAGCTCATCGAAAACGCGCGAAAAGGCATCAGCACCATGCCCTTCCTCTACCTTTTTCTTGGCGATGGCTTGGATCGGGACCAGCCAGTCGGGAGAAATCCCCAGCTCTCTGCTGGAACGGACGATGTTGTCGAGCGCGAGCTGATTGACCAGCATGTTGGATACGTCCGTTGAATAGTCGCCTTCGTCCAAGGCGCGTGCGGTATTCGGGTCCGCAAGCAATGGTACGATCAAATGCTGCAGCCAGTTCGTCACATACGGCAGAAATTCCGTCGCCGACACGTTGGCCGTGGAAAGCAAGGCTATGGCATGGAAATAGCTGTACCAGGCGCCATACATCATGGTGAGAAGGGCCAGATCGTACAGCAAGGGAACCCCGGTATCGGCGCTCAGATAGGTCGTGTGCCCACCCAACTGCTTCAGAAGCGGTTCGTGTGCATCGAAGACCGCCTTTTCGCCCCCGTAGAAGATCAAGGCATCCGGTGTCCCGATCATCGGCGGGATCGCCATAATGGCCCCATCCAAATAGTTAATCCCATGCTCGGCCGCCCACTCTGCAGTTCTGCGAGCCCCCTCCGGCGTCCCCGTAGTCAGGTTGACCAGCACCTTGCCTTTCAGTTCAGCCGTCAACGGATTGAGCAGATCATCCATGACGTCGTAAGTAGATACACAAACAACGATGACCTCGCTTGCCGCTATGGCAGATGCAAGCGTATGAGCGGGAGACGCGCCTTTTGCAACCAGACCTTCTGCCCTCCCGCTAGATCGGTTCCAGACCGTGGTCGGATAACCCGCTTTCAGGAATGCACCTGCCAAAGCCACCCCCATATTCCCCAGTCCGATGACGGAAACGGCTGTCAGGTTGTTTTCCAGGTCGGCGTCCTGGTGTCCAAACAATTCTTTCTCTTTCTCCATCAGTTTCTTTGCG
Proteins encoded:
- a CDS encoding helix-turn-helix domain-containing protein, giving the protein MSAEVTKQLQTYLQEKGEGWAGHIWERKPHHREFRHVGRIGNPKAAGRKIAPVPKQEQPGRSTPYAVTPGEQGTAIGFAYPQGYQVVVVLRETACELAAADLRYLHLLFYQLYWSGIVQERENELAKMVGGIRAITSALDLDKLLQEILDNAIEVIPAADTGILAMYDPQTDRLVNRAAVGLNDNVLRYRLKVGEAIVGKTFADGQPRIYFTREEIARAMNNIDRENLQYLLSSYDFSHVKGIISTPISVGDKPIGAMIIHQNHTEGTLTERDVHLLKGFAGQAAVVIENARLFAELKGQNQYLSKRNEVHETLTRLSLENKGMEAIVAALDKIIGVPLVFVDFLEGNWYSRKQGSPPLFSMDEISRLFARRHSPVVVRMSGQEQREYHVTPIVVGHVFLGCLIAVLDKPLEELGKIALEQGGAVLALELVKKQSLTDVYYKKTHEFFRELVESKEPDLLQLGGEEWGLRLEDHMIVFLFSFRHTQDLRQLEAEVHRLIARIKKRLGTCRHLLFGYHNKVTLLAMLSTREEIDKLCQRVSDEVAEWEEGEGLPLCAGAGTAGQGIRTIAKSHDEAGKALQYLAERKHRGLLRYEDLGINRLFLHQPTEEMVAFLDEMFRPLQTQKAKQNDLERTLLRYIATGSSAIRTAELLHIHINTLYKRLKKIEQLLNLSLEKPEDVLKIQLACHLRETFVNQRKKE
- a CDS encoding MerR family transcriptional regulator: MRISELSKITGASARSIRHYEKKNLLSSVRLENDYRVFDPSAIERIRIIQLYLGLGLTTEQIEEILQCEDNGPDDYAFCPEMLGMYQEKLDQVNRQIEAMEVLKERLERQIQKTVEKRIHTASPSEASSKMKSRSVG
- a CDS encoding MFS transporter, with protein sequence MTRTAEERQKYIVLSMLFIAWLIGNLDRMVINVAVIPIVDEFSLDPTSQGLILSSFFAGYALMQIPGGWLADKFGAAKILTISLFLWSIFTALTGSAWSLVSLILIRFLFGLGEAPFSPSSAVLISEHFPKEQRGRAQSTLLSASVIGKAITPVLASGVIVWLGWRSLFFAIGVTGMVVAVLCLIYLKSPVRDAAASKSQQTKVPLKTLLKMPLLWSLLLTSFGIYFVTWGMASWMPTYLVKVRHLDLVSMGALSTIPSVTSFLAMLAGGVLLDRWMAGREKGFVAVCALLTGLFIYLMFNAPSVGMVVLYETLSGITGTFIVIAVGLQPLKRFSQEVIGTAMGIVNFGGQAAGFVAPLLIGMTVKAFGGSYTAALWILVSLMVVCAIAAMTWPSERKTAAQPAATPAG
- a CDS encoding amidohydrolase; its protein translation is MHSTLFANLEALYPELVTLRRDMHMYPELSFQEVDTPRKIAEYLTKLGLEVRTGVGGRGVVATLRGGKPGKTVALRADFDALPIQDEKEVPYKSRIPGVMHACGHDIHTAALLGVATVLSEVKDELAGNVVFLHQFAEEVIPGGAKPMIEDGCLEGVDAVYGAHVASQAPLGTVGTGIGYVTSACDSFDIELYGKGGHGAMPHATVDPIVAGSQLVMNLQQIISRRIDTKYRTVLTVSSFVGGGETYNVIQDKVHLKGTIRTFEEDVREKIRQEIELITRTTAEQAGGTAKFTLTPGYPATWNHEEDALRVKKVAKALFGEESVLSHEYGMGSEDFAYYLQHKPGAFFFVGGGNPELNAVYPHHHPKFDVDERSMLNIGKLFIGIVLDYLAAE
- a CDS encoding putative 2-aminoethylphosphonate ABC transporter substrate-binding protein — encoded protein: MKKWQYPFLASILSIGVLAGCGQAPQSQTNTQKATAAAPSGEITVYTALEDDQIKTYLDSFHAKYPEVKVNIVRDSTGIITAKLLAEKDNPQADVVWGTAATSLLVLDQQGMLEGYSPKGIEKVSAEFKDDKEPAHWVGIDAWETAFAVNTKELEKRGLPIPRSYEDLAKTEYKGMIVMPNPASSGTGLLTINGVMQLKGETDGWPYLDKLHENMAIYTHSGSKPAKMAASGEYPIGISFGYRAIAEKKKGAPLEVVFPKEGSGWDVEANALMKKAQIKPEAKLFLDWAISDEAMKAYGQNFAIVSVKQEGAPLPEGYSVDPLRQLVPLDLKKAAENREKLLAEWEKRYATKSEPK
- a CDS encoding ATP-binding cassette domain-containing protein, coding for MTQSYVSIQGVSKRFGLFSALTHISIDIAKNEFVCLLGPSGCGKTTLLRMIAGLEQPTTGRMMIGNREITSLPPSQRNIAMMFQSYALFPNLTAAQNIAFGLEQKKLSRREIAAKVEEALEMVDLSHAADKYPSQLSGGQQQRIALARAISLSPDVLLLDEPLSALDAKVRQKLRLEIRRLHETFGMTTVMVTHDQDEALTMADKIVVMNHGEVMQVGTPQAIYNRPATPFVADFIGAINFIRRGSSDPASSGGGELFAIRPENLRLLTQESDDGIGATVREIEFRGAFYRLYLDWLDGGRKDERLLLDLPAGEASKLDIRREQKVWLELPADHLLRFERDEAAAATEQGWCP
- a CDS encoding NAD(P)-binding domain-containing protein produces the protein MEKEKELFGHQDADLENNLTAVSVIGLGNMGVALAGAFLKAGYPTTVWNRSSGRAEGLVAKGASPAHTLASAIAASEVIVVCVSTYDVMDDLLNPLTAELKGKVLVNLTTGTPEGARRTAEWAAEHGINYLDGAIMAIPPMIGTPDALIFYGGEKAVFDAHEPLLKQLGGHTTYLSADTGVPLLYDLALLTMMYGAWYSYFHAIALLSTANVSATEFLPYVTNWLQHLIVPLLADPNTARALDEGDYSTDVSNMLVNQLALDNIVRSSRELGISPDWLVPIQAIAKKKVEEGHGADAFSRVFDELKKNGGLVHGK